A window of the Cystobacter fuscus genome harbors these coding sequences:
- a CDS encoding pyridoxal phosphate-dependent aminotransferase, which produces MALDLNPLFGPRRDDTVGTMARGLQGSEILRIAAEIRELVAQGRQVCNLTVGDFSPREFPIPATLGEGIAQALAAGETNYPPSDGMLALRQSVQRFYERALGLKYPLESVLITAGARPIIYGVYRSVLDAGDTVVYPVPSWNNNHYAYMLGARSVEVKTDAEHGFMPTVEQLAPHLPQARLLCLCSPLNPTGTMISPEAMKAIGQRVVEENRQREARGARPLLVMYDHIYWTLTFGQSRHVTPVELVPELAPYTVFVDGISKAFASTGVRVGWAVGAPSIISRMKDVLGHVGAWAPKAEQVAVARFLDDAPAVSAYLETMRRRVDERLTALHQGFSAMRAAGLPVLSIPPQGAIYLSVRFELLGKAGLRTNTDIRKLLLEKAGFALVPFQAFGLMEDTGWFRLSVGAVSVEEIRAALPRVEAVLREVVK; this is translated from the coding sequence ATGGCTCTTGATCTCAATCCCCTGTTTGGCCCCCGGCGGGACGACACCGTCGGCACGATGGCGCGAGGACTCCAGGGCAGTGAAATCCTCCGCATCGCGGCGGAGATCCGCGAACTGGTGGCTCAGGGGCGGCAGGTGTGCAACCTCACCGTGGGCGACTTCAGCCCCCGCGAGTTTCCCATTCCCGCCACCCTGGGCGAGGGCATCGCCCAGGCGCTCGCGGCGGGCGAGACGAACTATCCGCCCTCGGACGGCATGCTGGCGCTGCGTCAGTCCGTGCAGCGCTTCTACGAGCGGGCGCTGGGCCTGAAGTACCCGCTGGAGAGCGTGCTCATCACCGCGGGCGCGCGGCCCATCATCTATGGCGTCTACCGCTCGGTGCTGGACGCGGGCGACACGGTCGTCTACCCGGTGCCCTCGTGGAACAACAACCACTACGCGTACATGCTGGGGGCGCGGTCCGTGGAGGTGAAGACGGACGCCGAGCACGGCTTCATGCCCACGGTGGAGCAACTGGCGCCGCACCTGCCGCAGGCCCGGCTGTTGTGCCTGTGCAGCCCGCTCAACCCCACGGGGACGATGATCTCCCCCGAGGCCATGAAGGCCATTGGTCAGCGCGTGGTGGAGGAGAACCGCCAGCGCGAGGCGCGGGGCGCCCGGCCCCTCCTGGTGATGTACGACCACATCTACTGGACGCTCACCTTCGGCCAGTCGCGGCACGTGACGCCGGTGGAGCTGGTGCCGGAGCTGGCTCCCTACACGGTGTTCGTGGACGGCATCTCCAAGGCGTTCGCCTCCACGGGCGTGCGCGTGGGCTGGGCGGTGGGCGCCCCGTCCATCATCTCGCGGATGAAGGACGTGCTGGGCCACGTGGGCGCCTGGGCCCCCAAGGCCGAGCAGGTGGCGGTGGCGCGCTTCCTGGATGACGCCCCAGCCGTGTCTGCCTACCTGGAGACGATGCGGCGGCGGGTGGACGAGCGGCTGACGGCGCTGCACCAGGGCTTCTCCGCGATGCGCGCGGCGGGACTGCCCGTGCTCTCCATTCCTCCCCAGGGCGCCATCTACCTGTCGGTCCGCTTCGAGCTGCTCGGCAAGGCGGGGCTGCGCACCAACACCGACATCCGCAAGCTCCTGCTGGAGAAGGCGGGCTTCGCGCTGGTGCCCTTCCAGGCCTTCGGCCTCATGGAGGACACCGGGTGGTTCCGCCTGTCGGTCGGGGCCGTGTCGGTGGAGGAGATCCGGGCGGCGCTGCCCCGCGTGGAGGCGGTGCTGCGCGAGGTGGTGAAGTAG
- a CDS encoding 4-alpha-glucanotransferase produces the protein MPPVTLPEDYRHHVTAALAALDVRNLVLSLHDPSLPGAPGEDVGRGSPYAAGGQRFLEFARELGFTGIQLGPQGQTTEDNPSPYDGTLFSRNVLNVALGELVREEPWGALLRPERVRAVAASRPGGESRVAHRHVFRVQEEALEEAWEMFQFKRAQAQSGGVIARLAERFEDFQRENAQWLERDALYDVLCLEHGRPYWREWPSEWDRRLWNPRPSEEGAFAHRRQVLRAKHAARVEGYAFRQFIVHEQHRALRERTAEWGLKLYGDLQIGYSPRDAWAWQGLFLGSYLMGAPPSRTNPEGQPWNYPVLDPSRYHEPPGPPHVYEPAAKPGPVLWFMAARVNKMLAEYDGLRIDHPHGLVCPWVYRAGAMEPVRAVQNGARLFASPDLADHPELARYALVPPEGLDRSVPRYADGWVRELTPEQVTRYSALFDAIIAAVHAQGRQVSDLLCEVLSTMPYPLRRVLEQYGLGRFRVTQKADLTNPRDVYRGENAAPADWIMLGNHDTKSIWALAERWFAVGEARAQADYLAWRLHPEEEGREAFARRLVEERGLLVQAKFADLFVSRAENVMVFFADLLGLKETYNAPGTVSDENWSLRIPQEYRREYGEKLGRDAALNLPGALALALRAVKPEHQPLIENLERLAARLRHG, from the coding sequence ATGCCTCCCGTGACTCTTCCCGAAGACTACCGACACCATGTGACGGCGGCCCTGGCCGCGCTCGACGTGCGCAATCTGGTGCTGAGCCTGCACGACCCGAGCCTGCCGGGGGCACCTGGGGAGGACGTGGGCCGGGGCTCGCCCTATGCGGCGGGGGGGCAGCGCTTCCTCGAGTTCGCGCGGGAGCTGGGCTTCACCGGCATCCAACTGGGCCCGCAGGGGCAGACGACGGAGGACAATCCCTCGCCGTATGACGGGACGCTCTTCTCGCGCAACGTGTTGAACGTGGCGCTGGGCGAGCTCGTGCGGGAGGAGCCCTGGGGGGCGCTCTTGCGGCCCGAACGGGTGCGCGCCGTCGCCGCGTCCCGGCCCGGGGGGGAGTCGCGCGTCGCGCACCGCCACGTCTTCCGCGTGCAGGAGGAGGCGCTGGAGGAGGCGTGGGAGATGTTCCAGTTCAAGCGGGCCCAGGCGCAGTCTGGAGGAGTCATCGCGCGACTGGCCGAGCGCTTCGAGGACTTCCAGCGGGAGAACGCGCAGTGGTTGGAGCGGGATGCGCTCTATGACGTGTTGTGCCTGGAGCATGGCCGTCCGTACTGGCGGGAGTGGCCGAGCGAGTGGGATCGGCGGCTGTGGAATCCGCGTCCGAGCGAGGAGGGGGCGTTCGCCCATCGCCGGCAGGTGCTGCGCGCGAAGCACGCGGCGCGGGTGGAGGGGTATGCCTTCCGGCAGTTCATCGTGCACGAGCAGCATCGGGCGTTGCGCGAGCGCACGGCGGAGTGGGGCCTGAAGCTGTATGGGGACCTGCAGATTGGCTATTCGCCGCGGGACGCGTGGGCGTGGCAGGGGTTGTTCCTGGGCTCGTACCTGATGGGGGCGCCGCCCAGCCGCACCAATCCCGAGGGCCAACCGTGGAACTATCCGGTGTTGGATCCCTCGCGCTACCACGAGCCGCCCGGGCCGCCGCATGTCTACGAGCCGGCGGCGAAGCCCGGTCCGGTGTTGTGGTTCATGGCGGCGCGGGTGAACAAGATGCTGGCCGAGTACGACGGGCTGCGCATCGATCATCCGCACGGGCTGGTGTGTCCCTGGGTGTATCGGGCGGGGGCGATGGAGCCGGTGCGCGCGGTGCAGAACGGGGCGCGGCTGTTCGCGTCACCGGACCTGGCGGATCATCCGGAGCTGGCGCGCTACGCGCTCGTGCCGCCGGAGGGATTGGACCGCTCGGTGCCGCGCTACGCGGACGGGTGGGTGCGCGAGCTGACGCCAGAGCAGGTGACGCGCTACAGCGCGCTCTTCGACGCCATCATCGCGGCGGTGCACGCGCAGGGGCGTCAGGTGTCGGATCTGCTGTGCGAGGTGCTGAGCACCATGCCGTATCCGCTGCGGCGGGTGTTGGAGCAGTACGGATTGGGGCGCTTCCGGGTGACGCAGAAGGCGGACCTGACGAATCCGCGGGACGTGTACCGGGGAGAGAACGCCGCGCCCGCGGACTGGATCATGTTGGGCAACCACGACACGAAGTCCATCTGGGCGCTGGCGGAGCGGTGGTTCGCGGTGGGCGAGGCGCGGGCGCAGGCGGACTATCTGGCGTGGCGGCTGCACCCCGAGGAGGAGGGGCGGGAGGCGTTCGCCCGTCGGCTGGTGGAGGAGCGGGGGCTGCTGGTGCAGGCGAAGTTCGCGGACCTGTTCGTCAGCCGGGCGGAGAACGTGATGGTGTTCTTCGCGGACCTGTTGGGGCTGAAGGAGACGTACAACGCGCCCGGCACGGTGAGCGACGAGAACTGGAGTCTGCGCATTCCCCAGGAGTACCGGCGCGAGTATGGGGAGAAGCTCGGACGCGACGCGGCGCTGAACCTGCCCGGGGCACTGGCGCTGGCGCTGCGCGCGGTGAAGCCGGAGCACCAGCCGCTCATCGAGAACCTGGAGCGGCTGGCGGCGCGCTTGCGGCACGGGTAG
- a CDS encoding response regulator transcription factor, with the protein MGERLLLIEDDPQLGAQISGCLERAGFEPTWWTVGRPLPPGEASTYRLVILDLMLPGTYGLDILRELREGASDVPVLILSARNDTADKVRALKLGADDYMTKPFWPEELVERVRARLRRPMLQRQSLVEAGSLQVDLDSREVRVLGKPVELTRVEFDLLAALARRRGASVTRQWLAEHVLDPEREGTERTLDVHVSRLRRKLGPGKHIETVWGIGYRLGEGDDA; encoded by the coding sequence ATGGGAGAACGACTCCTGCTCATCGAGGATGATCCCCAACTGGGCGCGCAGATCTCCGGCTGTCTGGAGCGCGCCGGCTTCGAGCCCACCTGGTGGACCGTGGGCCGTCCCCTGCCGCCTGGCGAGGCATCCACGTATCGCCTCGTCATCCTGGACCTCATGCTGCCGGGCACCTACGGCCTGGACATCCTCCGGGAGCTGCGCGAGGGCGCCTCGGACGTGCCGGTGCTCATCCTCAGCGCGCGCAACGACACCGCGGACAAGGTGCGCGCCCTGAAGCTCGGCGCCGACGACTACATGACCAAGCCCTTCTGGCCCGAGGAGCTCGTGGAGCGCGTGCGCGCCCGGCTGCGCCGGCCCATGCTCCAGCGCCAGAGCCTCGTGGAGGCCGGCTCGCTCCAGGTGGACCTCGACTCGCGCGAGGTCCGCGTGCTCGGCAAGCCGGTGGAGCTCACCCGCGTGGAGTTCGACCTGCTCGCCGCGCTGGCCCGGCGGCGCGGCGCCTCGGTGACGCGGCAGTGGCTCGCCGAGCACGTGTTGGATCCCGAGCGCGAGGGCACCGAGCGCACCCTGGACGTGCACGTGTCCCGGCTGCGGCGCAAGCTCGGCCCCGGCAAGCACATCGAGACGGTGTGGGGCATCGGCTACCGGCTCGGCGAGGGAGACGACGCGTGA
- a CDS encoding AMIN-like domain-containing (lipo)protein codes for MKRRGCSLSAVGLAACLALVGCKEAAPPAPATPPTKAQTPPSPTPPPPEAPAPATGSATAPPPSTPPPATPPPEAKEPEWIQAKTNVPRSGQKAATLREVRAARNEGFDRVVFQFDGETLPGYRVEYLDGPAIRCGSGDPTEVAGQGRLQVSLQPAQAHDENGQVTIASRERTAALPVLQELEQTCDFEGEVTWVLGVKQPQAYRVLELRSPTRIVVDVRH; via the coding sequence ATGAAGCGCAGGGGATGCTCGCTGTCGGCCGTGGGACTCGCGGCCTGTCTCGCACTCGTGGGCTGCAAGGAAGCGGCGCCTCCCGCGCCCGCGACGCCTCCCACGAAGGCCCAGACTCCCCCCTCCCCCACCCCTCCCCCGCCGGAGGCTCCCGCCCCGGCCACCGGGTCCGCCACCGCCCCGCCTCCGTCCACCCCGCCTCCCGCCACACCTCCCCCGGAGGCGAAGGAGCCCGAGTGGATCCAGGCGAAAACGAACGTCCCGCGCTCTGGCCAGAAGGCCGCGACGCTGCGCGAGGTGCGCGCCGCGCGCAACGAGGGCTTCGACCGCGTCGTCTTCCAGTTCGACGGAGAGACACTGCCCGGCTACCGCGTCGAGTACCTCGACGGGCCCGCCATCCGGTGCGGCTCCGGAGACCCCACGGAAGTCGCCGGACAGGGCCGCCTGCAGGTGAGCCTCCAGCCCGCCCAGGCCCACGACGAGAACGGCCAGGTCACCATCGCCAGCCGCGAGCGCACCGCCGCCCTCCCCGTGCTCCAGGAGCTGGAGCAGACGTGCGACTTCGAGGGCGAGGTCACCTGGGTGCTCGGCGTGAAGCAGCCCCAGGCCTATCGCGTCCTCGAGCTGCGCTCCCCCACCCGCATCGTGGTGGACGTGCGCCACTGA
- a CDS encoding CHRD domain-containing protein has product MNMRYTMRQAVRMLVGVGLVGMLGCGGAPYVATTQLSGANEAPPVNTNATGVATAELDGSELKVQGTFSGLLSDLHEVSGSSVHIHQGAPSVAGGIVFGLQVTTGTDLRIGSFSGTRKLSSEEQEAFKNGQFYVNVHTVNNPGGEIRGQLVPRQQD; this is encoded by the coding sequence ATGAACATGCGTTATACGATGCGTCAGGCGGTGCGGATGCTGGTGGGCGTGGGACTGGTCGGGATGCTCGGCTGCGGAGGGGCCCCCTACGTCGCCACCACCCAGTTGTCGGGCGCCAACGAGGCGCCTCCGGTGAACACCAACGCCACGGGCGTCGCCACCGCCGAGCTCGATGGCAGTGAGCTCAAGGTCCAGGGCACCTTCAGCGGCCTGTTGAGCGACCTGCATGAGGTGTCTGGCAGCTCGGTCCACATCCACCAGGGCGCGCCCAGCGTGGCGGGAGGGATCGTCTTCGGCCTCCAGGTCACCACCGGCACCGACCTGCGCATCGGCAGCTTCTCGGGCACCCGGAAGCTCAGCTCCGAGGAGCAGGAGGCCTTCAAGAACGGGCAGTTCTACGTGAACGTCCACACCGTGAACAATCCGGGGGGCGAGATCCGCGGCCAGCTCGTTCCCCGCCAGCAGGACTGA
- a CDS encoding DMT family transporter, which produces MNPYVLPGISILMEVVATSSLRASESFTRLVPSVVVVVGYGTAFYVMSHALKSLPLGFSYAVWSGVGTALTAMIGWFYFRDVFHWSGLVGIGLIIAGVVVLNVGGSARH; this is translated from the coding sequence GTGAACCCCTATGTGTTGCCGGGCATTTCGATTCTCATGGAGGTGGTGGCGACCTCTTCGTTGCGAGCGAGCGAGAGCTTCACCCGGCTGGTGCCGAGCGTCGTGGTGGTGGTCGGGTATGGCACGGCCTTCTACGTCATGAGTCACGCGTTGAAGTCGCTGCCGCTCGGGTTCTCGTACGCGGTGTGGAGCGGCGTGGGCACGGCCCTCACTGCCATGATTGGCTGGTTTTACTTCCGGGACGTGTTCCACTGGAGCGGGCTGGTGGGCATCGGCCTCATCATCGCGGGGGTGGTGGTGCTCAACGTCGGGGGGTCGGCGCGGCACTGA
- a CDS encoding SMP-30/gluconolactonase/LRE family protein: protein MSGAGQVRCVLRARALNGESPVWDERSGRLFWVCLREPALHAFDPRTGEDTAWKMPAWIGCLGLTPTGAVVALRTGLFEFTLSDGSLRFLAPAPFDSRRFVFNDGGVDRQGRFWAGPMYEPLAPGDASDTPRALPFWRYDGAGTWHPGTAPVQTANSMTWSPDGRTMYHGDTSRKTIWASDYDTQTGTPSNVRVFARITEGTGPDGATVDRDGFVWCAIFGAGKLVRFDPSGRVEREVRMPVQYPTMPAFGGEGLRTVFVTSANHTLSEEEKRQRPEEGNLFAFEAPVPGVPRTDFRPPGT from the coding sequence ATGAGTGGAGCGGGTCAGGTGCGGTGCGTGCTTCGGGCCCGGGCCCTCAATGGCGAGAGCCCCGTCTGGGATGAGCGCTCGGGCCGCCTGTTCTGGGTGTGTCTGCGCGAGCCCGCGCTGCATGCCTTCGATCCGAGGACGGGCGAGGACACCGCCTGGAAGATGCCCGCGTGGATCGGCTGCCTGGGCCTGACGCCCACCGGGGCCGTGGTGGCGTTGCGCACCGGCCTGTTCGAGTTCACCTTGAGCGATGGATCGCTGCGCTTCCTCGCGCCCGCGCCGTTCGACTCGCGCCGCTTCGTCTTCAACGATGGAGGGGTGGATCGGCAGGGCCGCTTCTGGGCCGGGCCCATGTACGAGCCGCTCGCGCCCGGAGACGCGAGCGATACGCCACGCGCCCTGCCCTTCTGGCGCTACGACGGCGCGGGGACGTGGCACCCGGGCACGGCGCCCGTGCAGACGGCGAACTCGATGACGTGGAGCCCGGACGGGCGCACGATGTACCACGGCGACACGTCGCGGAAGACGATCTGGGCCTCCGACTACGACACGCAGACGGGCACGCCCTCGAACGTCCGCGTCTTCGCGCGCATCACCGAGGGCACGGGTCCGGATGGCGCCACGGTGGACCGGGATGGCTTCGTGTGGTGCGCCATCTTCGGCGCCGGCAAGCTCGTGCGCTTCGATCCCTCGGGCCGCGTGGAGCGAGAGGTGCGCATGCCGGTGCAGTACCCCACCATGCCCGCCTTCGGGGGCGAGGGCCTGCGCACCGTTTTCGTCACCTCGGCCAACCACACGTTGAGCGAGGAGGAGAAGCGGCAGCGGCCCGAGGAGGGCAACCTGTTCGCCTTCGAGGCCCCCGTGCCAGGAGTGCCCCGCACCGACTTCCGCCCACCCGGGACGTGA
- a CDS encoding oxygenase MpaB family protein produces the protein MSTDIQMMDVHKTNQLLEAMRAQVDPLADEVIQELFARGEVGSANVWMAYLMRHGSAGMERVPEPLRSYFERSGRLPAWVDRELLSEGQALFHRCGPLSVVALVGAALPTCYAGAQGVQVLHLTSRMEKDILRRIVETAQMVVDVMGPGGLEEDGWGIRDAQRVRLMHAAVRHLVRRSGRWDEAWGQPVNQEDMAGTLLTFSVVTLRALRKLGYTPSAREAQAYYHTWRVVGFLMGVDERLLPASLEEGEHLADAIFGRVFAPSVQGREMTRVLIERLDHLVPGQVFEGLAATLIRHLVGDETADLLAVPPSDWSHSVMKPLWLLGWLVEGSECSELTARMCGLFGRTLVEGLVWMGRGGSRPPFRIPDVLQESWRVRGPEERERVHEEPVSLLERSSA, from the coding sequence ATGTCGACGGACATCCAGATGATGGACGTACACAAGACGAATCAACTCCTGGAGGCCATGAGGGCGCAGGTGGATCCGCTCGCGGACGAGGTCATCCAGGAGCTGTTCGCGCGAGGGGAGGTGGGCTCGGCGAACGTGTGGATGGCCTATCTGATGAGGCATGGCTCGGCGGGGATGGAGCGGGTGCCCGAGCCGCTGCGGAGCTACTTCGAGCGGAGCGGGCGGCTGCCTGCCTGGGTGGACCGCGAGCTGTTGAGCGAGGGCCAGGCGCTGTTCCACCGGTGCGGGCCGTTGTCGGTGGTGGCGCTGGTGGGAGCGGCACTGCCCACGTGCTACGCGGGGGCGCAGGGCGTGCAGGTGTTGCACCTGACGTCGCGCATGGAGAAGGACATCCTGCGCCGCATCGTGGAGACGGCGCAGATGGTGGTGGATGTGATGGGCCCGGGGGGATTGGAGGAGGACGGGTGGGGGATCCGGGACGCGCAGCGGGTGCGGCTGATGCATGCGGCCGTGCGCCATCTGGTGCGCAGGAGTGGCCGGTGGGATGAAGCGTGGGGCCAGCCCGTCAACCAGGAGGACATGGCGGGGACGCTGCTGACCTTCTCGGTGGTGACGCTGCGCGCGTTGAGGAAGCTGGGCTACACGCCCTCGGCGCGCGAGGCGCAGGCGTACTACCACACGTGGCGGGTGGTGGGCTTCCTCATGGGTGTGGACGAGCGCCTGCTGCCGGCGAGTCTCGAGGAGGGTGAGCACCTGGCGGACGCCATCTTCGGGCGGGTGTTCGCCCCCAGCGTGCAGGGCCGGGAGATGACGCGCGTGCTCATCGAGCGGTTGGATCATCTCGTGCCGGGCCAGGTGTTCGAGGGACTGGCGGCCACGCTCATCCGCCACCTGGTGGGGGACGAGACGGCGGATCTGCTCGCGGTGCCGCCCTCGGACTGGTCGCACTCGGTGATGAAGCCGTTGTGGTTGCTGGGGTGGCTGGTGGAGGGCAGCGAGTGCAGTGAGTTGACGGCGAGGATGTGCGGGTTGTTCGGCCGCACGTTGGTGGAGGGCCTGGTGTGGATGGGCCGGGGTGGCAGCCGGCCGCCCTTCCGCATCCCGGATGTGCTGCAGGAGTCCTGGCGGGTACGGGGCCCCGAGGAGCGTGAGAGGGTTCACGAGGAGCCCGTGTCCCTGCTGGAGAGATCATCCGCGTGA
- a CDS encoding sensor histidine kinase, whose protein sequence is MKLRMRLALTTVAVAIPVALCMGWIHLVIETRAVETALSEYALAHMTAEGREQCETAPETWSLEGSRARRPPPPERPKGPPPERGWGPPPRPREPRGNTRLFAYDPDLTARNPQAPPLEPSLARAMRQGEDVAGQALGWGGPNDARDVLVRMPWNSGPCAFVLVRMSGRPGPGPSWYSPIPPEFWLLPTVMSLVGVLLALGPVVRRLRQLTGEVKVFVRSTYQGPITVHGDDEISELALAFDEAGRAIHAQIDLKEKREQTLRSFLQNTTHDVMIPLTVLQGHLAEMQQRAARGEPVEREVIAAASQEAHYMAALLHNLGAAARLEAGEPGMQRARVDLNALVGRCIGRHRPIARQQGVQLEHAVPEPPVLVLGDDTLIEQAVSNVIYNAVRYNARGGHVAVVLEREPGATFRLRVLDDGPGIPEHELPHILERHVRGDAARTRGPGGHGLGLAIASRVTVLHGWSLKLGRSEYGGLQVDFVGEESAPGQKDA, encoded by the coding sequence GTGAAGCTGCGCATGCGGCTGGCCCTCACCACCGTGGCGGTGGCCATCCCCGTCGCGCTCTGCATGGGGTGGATCCACCTCGTCATCGAAACACGCGCCGTGGAGACCGCCCTGTCCGAGTACGCCCTCGCGCACATGACCGCCGAGGGACGCGAGCAGTGCGAGACCGCCCCGGAGACCTGGAGCCTCGAGGGCTCGCGCGCCCGGCGTCCTCCCCCGCCCGAGCGCCCCAAGGGCCCTCCCCCCGAGAGAGGCTGGGGGCCCCCACCCCGGCCCCGCGAGCCCCGGGGCAACACACGGCTGTTCGCGTACGACCCGGACCTCACGGCCCGCAACCCCCAGGCGCCCCCATTGGAGCCCTCGCTCGCGCGCGCCATGCGGCAGGGAGAGGACGTGGCCGGCCAGGCCCTCGGCTGGGGAGGACCCAATGACGCCCGGGACGTGCTCGTGCGCATGCCCTGGAACAGCGGACCGTGCGCCTTCGTGCTCGTGCGGATGTCGGGGCGCCCCGGACCGGGGCCTTCCTGGTACTCGCCCATTCCACCGGAGTTCTGGCTCCTGCCCACGGTGATGTCGCTCGTGGGCGTGCTGCTCGCGCTGGGGCCGGTGGTGCGCCGCCTGCGCCAGCTCACCGGGGAGGTGAAGGTCTTCGTGCGCAGCACCTACCAGGGGCCCATCACCGTGCACGGAGACGATGAGATCTCCGAGCTGGCGCTCGCCTTCGACGAGGCGGGCCGCGCCATCCACGCGCAGATAGATTTGAAGGAGAAGCGCGAGCAGACGCTGCGCTCCTTCCTGCAGAACACCACGCACGACGTGATGATCCCCCTCACGGTGCTCCAGGGGCACCTGGCCGAGATGCAGCAGCGCGCGGCCCGGGGCGAGCCGGTGGAGCGCGAGGTCATCGCGGCGGCCAGCCAGGAGGCGCACTACATGGCGGCGCTCCTGCACAACCTGGGGGCGGCGGCCCGGCTGGAAGCGGGCGAGCCCGGGATGCAACGCGCGAGGGTGGATCTCAACGCCCTGGTGGGCCGGTGCATCGGCCGCCACCGCCCCATCGCGCGCCAGCAGGGCGTGCAACTGGAGCACGCCGTGCCCGAGCCGCCCGTGCTCGTCCTCGGGGATGACACCCTCATCGAGCAGGCGGTGAGCAACGTCATCTACAACGCCGTGCGCTACAACGCGCGCGGAGGCCACGTGGCGGTGGTGCTCGAGCGCGAGCCCGGCGCCACCTTCCGCCTGCGCGTGCTGGACGACGGGCCCGGCATCCCCGAGCACGAGCTGCCCCACATCCTCGAGCGCCACGTGCGCGGCGACGCGGCGCGCACCCGCGGGCCGGGAGGACACGGACTGGGGCTCGCCATCGCCTCGCGGGTGACGGTGCTGCACGGCTGGAGCCTGAAGCTGGGCCGCTCCGAGTACGGAGGACTCCAGGTGGACTTCGTCGGCGAGGAGTCGGCCCCCGGACAGAAGGACGCGTGA
- a CDS encoding immunity 52 family protein, with protein MTESYYAGVYWGRRRESAEECARRAELFFRLLAECHPSYGRWFEQQDSEETEPQLQFEPTREIFVRFFGRDEYRSDGGGFRFGAWTGHEDQDQGGMVLLFCGAHAEGSSNHLVVYFPEEEPGSERMLTTPVLAGVMRAMALAWEPDWGVICSGDFRDLISERGSAGTFVGWVTYFSRERGEVPALPSPVRVEPVEDKGALVILTPERLSSSNPEHVALARRVQPLLEERGLLKRVVEPQPLLGA; from the coding sequence ATGACAGAATCCTACTACGCAGGTGTCTATTGGGGCCGTCGGCGGGAGTCCGCCGAGGAGTGCGCTCGTCGAGCGGAATTGTTCTTCCGTCTCCTGGCGGAGTGTCACCCGAGTTATGGCCGCTGGTTCGAGCAGCAGGACTCGGAGGAGACGGAGCCCCAACTCCAGTTTGAGCCCACGCGCGAAATCTTTGTGCGCTTCTTTGGGAGGGACGAGTACCGGAGCGATGGGGGCGGCTTCCGTTTCGGTGCTTGGACGGGTCACGAGGATCAGGACCAGGGGGGCATGGTCTTGCTTTTCTGTGGTGCACACGCTGAAGGGTCCTCGAATCACCTGGTTGTCTACTTCCCAGAAGAGGAGCCAGGGAGTGAGCGGATGCTCACGACGCCAGTGCTCGCCGGAGTGATGCGGGCAATGGCGCTGGCCTGGGAGCCGGACTGGGGTGTTATCTGCTCGGGGGACTTCCGAGACCTCATCTCAGAACGAGGGTCCGCTGGTACCTTCGTGGGCTGGGTCACGTACTTCTCGCGTGAGCGCGGCGAGGTGCCGGCCCTGCCTTCACCCGTCCGAGTGGAGCCGGTAGAGGACAAGGGCGCTCTGGTCATCCTGACGCCCGAACGCCTCTCCTCGAGCAACCCCGAGCATGTGGCGCTTGCGCGGCGCGTCCAGCCACTGCTGGAGGAGCGGGGTCTGCTCAAGAGAGTCGTCGAGCCGCAGCCCCTTCTCGGCGCATGA